From a single Cyprinus carpio isolate SPL01 chromosome A3, ASM1834038v1, whole genome shotgun sequence genomic region:
- the LOC109055355 gene encoding transportin-2-like, translating into MEWQPDEQGLQQVLHLLKDSQSPNTATQRAVQEKLEQLNQFPDFNNYLIFVLTRLKTEDEPTRSLSGLILKNNVKVHYQNFPPAVAHFIKQECLNNIGDPSPLIRATIGILITTISTKGELQTWPELLPQLCNMLNSEDYNICEGSFGALQKICEDSSELLDSDALNRPLNIMIPKFLQFFKHCSPKIRSHAVACVNQFIIGRAQALMDNIDTFIECLFALATDEDSEVRKNVCRALVMLLEVRVDRLIPHMRSIVEYMLQRTQDPDENVALEACEFWLTLAEQPICKDVLSGHLAQLVPVLVNGMKYSEIDIILLKGDVEEDEAVPDNEQDIKPRFHKSRTVTLRHEGDEGEEGEESDEDDDDDDDSLSDWNLRKCSAAALDVLANVFRDELLPHLLPVLKELLFHPEWVVKESGILVLGAIAEGCMQDMVLYLPELIPHLIQCLSDKKALVRSIACWTLSRYAHWVVSQPPDSYLKPLMTELLKRILDSNKRVQEAACSAFATLEEEACTELVPYLSFILDTLVFAFSKYQHKNLLILYDAIGTLADSVGHHLNQPEYIQKLMPPLIQKWNELKDEDKDLFPLLECLSSVATALQSGFLPYCEPVYQRCVTLVQKNLAQAMMYTQHPDQYEAPDKDFMIVALDLLSGLAEGLGAHVEQLVTRSNIMTLLFQCMQDTMPEVRQSSFALLGDLTKACFLHVKPCIAELMPVLGLNLNPEFISVCNNATWAIGEIAMQMGMEMQPFVALVLNNLVEIINRPNTPKTLLENTAITIGRLGYVCPQEVAPMLPQFIRPWCTSLRNIRDNEEKDSAFRGICVMIGVNPGGVVQDFIFFCDAVASWVNPKDDLRDMFYKILHGFKDQVGEDNWQQFSEQFPPLLKERLSACYGV; encoded by the exons ATGGAGTGGCAGCCGGATGAACAAGGCCTCCAGCAGGTCCTGCATCTACTGAAAGACTCCCAGTCTCCAAACACGGCCACACAGCGAGCTGTGCAGGAG AAACTTGAGCAGCTGAACCAGTTTCCTGATTTCAACAACTATCTTATCTTTGTCCTGACGAGGCTGAAAACTGAAG ATGAGCCCACTCGATCTCTCAGTGGTCTGATACTGAAGAACAACGTGAAGGTGCACTATCAGAACTTCCCTCCTGCGGTTGCACACTTCATCAAGCAGGAATGTTTAAACAACATCGGAGACCCTTCCCCTCTCATCCGCGCCACGATTG GTATCCTCATCACGACGATTTCCACCAAAGGGGAGCTGCAGACGTGGCCAGAGTTGCTGCCTCAGCTGTGCAACATGCTCAATTCAGAGGACTACAACATCTGTGAG GGCTCGTTTGGAGCTTTACAGAAGATCTGCGAGGACTCgtctgagctcctggacagtgaCGCTCTCAACCGACCCCTCAACATCATGATTCCCAAGTTCCTGCAGTTCTTCAAACACTGCAGCCCCAAGATCAG GTCTCATGCTGTTGCCTGTGTGAACCAGTTTATCATCGGAAGAGCGCAAGCCCTGATGGACAACATTGACACCTTTATTGAG TGTCTTTTTGCGCTGGCCACAGATGAGGACTCAGAGGTGCGGAAGAATGTGTGCAGGGCTCTGGTCATGCTGCTGGAGGTGCGAGTGGACCGACTCATCCCTCACATGCGCAGTATCGTAGAG TACATGCTGCAGCGCACACAGGACCCGGATGAGAATGTGGCTCTGGAGGCCTGTGAGTTCTGGCTTACGCTGGCTGAGCAGCCCATCTGTAAGGACGTCCTGTCTGGACATCTTGCACA ACTGGTTCCTGTTCTGGTGAATGGGATGAAGTACTCGGAGATTGACATCATTTTGTTAAAG GGTGATGTGGAGGAAGACGAGGCCGTGCCGGACAATGAGCAGGACATAAAGCCACGCTTTCACAAGTCTCGTACCGTCACCCTTCGGCACGAGGGTGATGAAGGGGAGGAAGGAGAGGAGAGTGATgaggatgatgacgatgatgacgaCAGTCTGTCCGACTGGAATCTAC GTAAGTGTTCAGCGGCTGCTCTTGATGTCCTGGCAAACGTGTTTCGGGATGAGTTGCTGCCACACCTGCTTCCAGTGCTGAAGGAGCTGCTGTTCCACCCAGAATGGGTTGTTAAAGAGTCTGGCATCCTGGTGCTGGGGGCCATCGCCGAAG GCTGTATGCAGGATATGGTCCTGTACCTGCCAGAGTTAATTCCTCACCTGATCCAGTGTCTCAGTGATAAGAAAGCACTGGTCCGCTCCATCGCCTGCTGGACTCTGAGCCGCTATGCACACTGGGTGGTCAGCCAGCCGCCAGACTCCTACCTCAAACCCCTCATGACCGAGCTGCTCAAACGAATCCTCGACAGCAACAAGAGGGTTCAAGAGGCTGCCTGCAG TGCATTTGCGACTCTGGAAGAGGAGGCCTGTACAGAGCTGGTTCCCTACTTGAGCTTCATTCTGGACACTCTGGTGTTTGCCTTCAGCAAGTACCAGCACAAGAACTTGTTGATCCTCTACGACGCCATCGGAACCCTTGCTGACTCTGTCGGACACCATCTTAACCAGCCA GAATACATCCAAAAGCTCATGCCCCCTCTTATTCAGAAATGGAATGAGTTAAAAGATGAAGACAAGGATCTGTTCCCTTTGCTGGAG TGCCTGTCTTCGGTGGCCACAGCACTACAGAGCGGCTTCCTGCCCTACTGTGAGCCAGTTTACCAGCGCTGTGTCACCCTGGTCCAGAAGAACCTCGCTCAAGCCATG ATGTATACCCAGCACCCTGACCAATACGAGGCCCCTGATAAAGACTTCATGATTGTGGCTCTTGATCTGCTCAGCGGTCTGGCGGAGGGACTCGGAGCTCATGTAGAACAGCTGGTCACCCGCAGCAACATCATGACCCTGCTCTTCCAGTGCATGCAG GACACAATGCCAGAAGTGCGTCAGAGCTCGTTCGCTCTGCTGGGAGACCTGACGAAGGCATGTTTCCTTCATGTGAAGCCCTGCATCG CTGAGCTCATGCCTGTCCTGGGACTCAACCTCAACCCGGAGTTCATATCTGTGTGCAACAATGCCACATGGGCCATCGGAGAGATCGCCATGCAGATGG GTATGGAGATGCAGCCATTTGTGGCCTTGGTTCTCAATAACCTTGTGGAGATCATCAACAGACCTAATACACCCAAAACTCTGCTGGAGAACACAG CCATTACGATTGGTCGGCTGGGATATGTGTGTCCACAGGAAGTTGCCCCCATGTTGCCACAGTTCATTCGCCCCTG gTGCACGTCACTTAGAAACATTCGGGACAATGAAGAGAAAGACTCGGCCTTCAGGGGCATTTGTGTAATGATTGGGGTAAATCCTGGAGGGGTCGTCCAG GACTTCATCTTTTTCTGTGACGCTGTGGCCTCTTGGGTAAATCCAAAAGACGATTTGAGAGACATGTTCTACAAG ATTTTGCACGGCTTCAAGGATCAGGTTGGTGAGGATAACTGGCAGCAGTTCTCAGAACAGTTTCCACCGCTGCTGAAGGAGAGGCTTTCAGCCTGCTATGGTGTGTAG